The Aedes albopictus strain Foshan chromosome 2, AalbF5, whole genome shotgun sequence region CAACCGTTCAGCTGCTCTGTTTCACCTAAATAAGTATGATCTGGCATTAAGAGACATCGATCGCTCGATTCAGTTACACTATCCAGAAAATATGCGATACAAGCTGATGGAACGGAAGGCTCGGTGCTTTGCCGCACTCAAGGACCTACCGACGGCTCTGGAGTGCTACAGGTTTACACGACAATTGTTTTATATAATTCACTGTTGCTGATACTCCTCGTTTTGCAGAGATACCTTTGCCGCCTTAAGCGTGTCCAATCTCGGAGAAGAAATGCTagagaaaaaaatgaaggaaACACATAAAATGATCATCAACCTGGAACTGCACATCGAAAATGTTAAGAAGTACTTGGAACCCGTGAAGCGCGGTGTCGTCAAGAAGTTCGTTCCTCACGTTGACAAATCCATATTCTTCGACTGCACCGAATCAGAGGGACGATTCGCTCGGACACGGAACCATCTGAAGCCCAATTGCGTTCTGCTGAAGGAACTGCCTCACGCTTCGGTAGTGATGAGTGATTGCAGCGGTACTCATTGCGATCAGTGCTGCAGTCGAGTTGAAGTTCTGTTTAGCTGTCCGAAGTGCGTTGATGTGGTTTACTGTTCAGAAGAGTGCCTGCAGGAGGGAAGTCGGGGGCATCATGCGTATGAATGTGGGTTTCTACCGTTTTTGAGGAACTCTGGGGCTAATGTTGTTTCTATGCTTGCGCTGAggatagtgtctcaaaaatctgAGGAATACTTCTACGATATGCAGGAGCAGTTGGAGAACCTATCGAATGATTTTGTGGACAGGTTTGTTAGATGTGGTGCATAGGTTAAGGACGTATTTTTATGATTTATTATATTGACAGTTTGCCAGTTGACGATTATCGCAAAGTGTATAATTTTGTTACACATGACGAGCAACGGGAAGCTGAGGATTATCTGAAATGGGTAGTA contains the following coding sequences:
- the LOC109412024 gene encoding SET and MYND domain-containing protein 4; this translates as MEICEESGFFHEDFAKFRSDISDSEFRAFSQLENDEQRVRFVHQIVEDRYGGKLWSPVREIGVGKSLAKALEAKERGNSAFQYEKWQESLRCYNDACLLLPAENDQEKAFILANRSAALFHLNKYDLALRDIDRSIQLHYPENMRYKLMERKARCFAALKDLPTALECYRDTFAALSVSNLGEEMLEKKMKETHKMIINLELHIENVKKYLEPVKRGVVKKFVPHVDKSIFFDCTESEGRFARTRNHLKPNCVLLKELPHASVVMSDCSGTHCDQCCSRVEVLFSCPKCVDVVYCSEECLQEGSRGHHAYECGFLPFLRNSGANVVSMLALRIVSQKSEEYFYDMQEQLENLSNDFVDSLPVDDYRKVYNFVTHDEQREAEDYLKWVVMSVLLNTVLVAAGFSKSGSLKG